One Segatella copri genomic window, CCAGAAGAAGCATCCTGATGCCAACATCGTGGTGACACCATCCGATGCCCTCGTCATCAATACTTCGGAGTATCAGCGAGTGCTCAGCAAGGCATTGAGCTATACTTCCGATAAGAACGCCATCGTGACCATCGGTATTAAGCCAAGCCGCCCGGAAACAGGCTATGGCTATATCGCTGCAGCAGAGCCAACATCCGTAGATGAAATCTATAAGGTTGAGGCATTCAAAGAAAAGCCAAACCTGGAGACAGCCGAGCAATATCTTGCTGCCGGTAATTACTATTGGAATGCTGGAATCTTCGTATGGAACATTGATACCATCAGCAAGGCAATCCGCACCTTCCAGCCTCAGCTTGCCAGCATCATGGACGAGATGGCACCTTCTTTCTATACCGAACAGGAGAAAGAGGTGGTCGGCAAACTCTTCCCAACCTGTGAGAAGATAAGCATTGACTATGCCGTAATGGAGAAGTCGAAGGAAATCTATACCTTGCCAGCCGAGTTCGGCTGGAGTGACTTAGGCAGCTGGGGCAGTCTCCGAACCTTGCTTCCACAGGATGAGGCTGGCAATGCCAAGGTAGGCAAGGACATCCGTTTGTATGAATGCAAGAACTGCGTGGTACATGCAGCCGATGAAAGCAAAGTGGTGGTTCAAGGCTTGGATGGCTATATCGTAGCCGAGAAGCACGGACAATTGCTTGTTTGCTCTTTGAAAGAAGAGCAGAGAATTAAAGAAT contains:
- a CDS encoding mannose-1-phosphate guanylyltransferase; this encodes MYNDIQIIIMAGGVGSRFWPMSTPDYPKQFIDVMGVGRSLIQLTVDRLKPICPVENMWVVTNEKYIRIVKEQIPDMPVDNILSEPEARNTAPCIAYACWKIQKKHPDANIVVTPSDALVINTSEYQRVLSKALSYTSDKNAIVTIGIKPSRPETGYGYIAAAEPTSVDEIYKVEAFKEKPNLETAEQYLAAGNYYWNAGIFVWNIDTISKAIRTFQPQLASIMDEMAPSFYTEQEKEVVGKLFPTCEKISIDYAVMEKSKEIYTLPAEFGWSDLGSWGSLRTLLPQDEAGNAKVGKDIRLYECKNCVVHAADESKVVVQGLDGYIVAEKHGQLLVCSLKEEQRIKEFGK